In Citrus sinensis cultivar Valencia sweet orange chromosome 2, DVS_A1.0, whole genome shotgun sequence, a single genomic region encodes these proteins:
- the LOC102614212 gene encoding high mobility group B protein 3-like encodes MKGPRVVAVAQKKPHADMLKARKAENKPKKEKAGKKKDSNAPKRPLSAYFIFMEDFRKSFKESFPDNKSVAAMGKAGGQKWKSMSEAEKAPYVQKALNKKAEYELALEAYKKQLNDNGAGVSEDSWKSTSEVQSGKSSSSEINDEAEQEFSSQRN; translated from the exons ATGAAAGGACCAAGAGTTGTTGCTGTTGCTCAAAAGAAACCTCACGCCGA CATGCTGAAGGCACGCAAGGCTGAGAACAAACCGAAAAAGGAGAAAGCGGGCAAGAAAAAGGACTCTAATGCTCCTAAGCGTCCTCTAAGCGCTTACTTCATTTTCAt GGAGGACTTTCGCAAGTCGTTCAAAGAAAGCTTTCCTGACAATAAATCTGTTGCAGCT ATGGGGAAAGCTGGTGGGCAGAAATGGAAATCAATGTCTGAGGCT gaGAAAGCTCCGTATGTTCAGAAGGCCTTGAACAAGAAGGCAGAGTATGAGCTAGCTCTTGAAGCTTACAAGAAACAACTT AATGACAACGGAGCTGGTGTGTCCGAGGACTCTTGGAAATCGACTTCTGAGGTTCAATCTGGGAAATCCAGCTCTTCTGAGATTAATGATGAGGCTGAGCAAGAATTCAGCTCTCAG AGAAATTGA
- the LOC102610535 gene encoding protein DETOXIFICATION 40, producing MESSQNDGDHIHHIHQPLLQSHPPAPPAVLSPRPSEHKHGSNGELEAVLSDTELSLWQRLRRATWIESKLLFHLAAPAVIVYMINYLMSMSTQIFSGHLGNLELAAASLGNTGIQVFAYGLMLGMGSAVETLCGQAYGANKYEMLGIYLQRSAVLLTLTGILMTVLYVFSRPILIFLGESPDIASSAAVFVYGLIPQIFAYALNFPIQKFLQAQSIVAPSAYISTATLVVHLLLSWVAVYEIGLGLIGASLILSLSWWIVVIAQFVYIVKSDRCKHTWRGFTVQAFSGLPSFFKLSAASAVMLCLETWYFQILVLLAGLLPNPELALDSLSICMTISGWVFMISVGFNAAASVRVSNELGAANPKSASFSVVMVTLVSFVISVMAAIIILALRDVISYAFTGGEAVAAAVSDLCPLLALTLILNGIQPVLSGVAVGCGWQTFVAYVNVGCYYVVGVPVGSLLGFYFNLGAKGIWSGMIGGTVMQTLILIWVTFRTDWNKEVQEALKRLDRWEDKKKPLLE from the exons ATGGAATCATCACAAAACGATGGTGATCATATTCATCATATTCATCAACCCCTGCTTCAATCACACCCTCCTGCTCCTCCTGCAGTTCTATCCCCACGGCCGTCGGAGCACAAACATGGATCAAACGGAGAGCTTGAAGCCGTTTTATCCGACACTGAGCTCTCACTCTGGCAACGTCTCCGGCGGGCTACTTGGATTGAATCAAAGCTACTCTTTCACCTAGCAGCTCCAGCCGTTATAGTTTACATGATTAACTACCTCATGTCTATGTCCACCCAAATCTTCTCCGGCCACCTCGGCAACCTTGAGCTCGCCGCCGCCTCCCTCGGCAACACCGGCATCCAAGTCTTCGCCTACGGCCTCATG TTGGGAATGGGAAGTGCCGTGGAGACATTATGTGGGCAAGCATACGGTGCAAACAAATATGAAATGCTAGGGATATATTTGCAAAGATCAGCGGTTCTGCTGACGCTCACGGGGATTTTAATGACAGTTCTATACGTCTTTtcgagaccaattttgatttttctagGGGAGTCGCCAGATATTGCCTCATCAGCGGCAGTTTTTGTCTACGGCCTGATACCCCAAATCTTTGCATACGCCTTGAACTTcccaatccaaaaatttttgcAAGCACAAAGCATAGTGGCTCCAAGTGCATACATTTCAACGGCCACGTTAGTGGTGCATCTGCTGCTAAGTTGGGTTGCAGTCTACGAAATCGGGCTTGGCTTGATTGGCGCCTCACTGATCTTGAGCTTATCCTGGTGGATTGTTGTGATTGCTCAGTTTGTTTATATTGTTAAAAGTGATAGGTGTAAGCACACGTGGCGTGGGTTTACTGTTCAGGCCTTCTCTGGTCTCCCTTCCTTCTTCAAACTATCGGCTGCCTCCGCTGTGATGCTGTGCTTGGAGACGTGGTACTTTCAGATTCTTGTTCTATTGGCTGGTTTGTTACCAAATCCGGAGTTGGCTTTGGACTCTCTTTCCATTTG CATGACGATATCCGGATGGGTGTTTATGATATCGGTCGGGTTTAATGCAGCTGCTAg TGTTAGAGTCAGCAATGAGCTAGGAGCGGCGAATCCAAAATCGGCGTCGTTTTCAGTGGTAATGGTGACGTTAGTTTCCTTCGTGATCTCCGTGATGGCGGCGATAATCATTCTAGCCCTACGTGATGTCATCAGCTACGCCTTCACTGGAGGCGAAGCGGTTGCCGCAGCCGTCTCCGACCTCTGTCCGCTTCTTGCTTTGACCCTGATTCTTAACGGCATCCAGCCTGTCTTGTCCG gTGTGGCTGTTGGGTGCGGATGGCAAACATTTGTGGCGTATGTGAACGTGGGATGCTATTACGTCGTTGGGGTTCCAGTAGGTTCACTTCTCGGTTTCTACTTCAATCTTGGTGCTAAG ggAATATGGTCTGGGATGATTGGCGGCACGGTGATGCAAACTTTAATTCTGATATGGGTGACATTTCGAACAGACTGGAATAAAGag GTACAAGAAGCCCTGAAGAGATTGGATAGGTGGGAGGACAAGAAAAAGCCTCTTCTAGAATGA
- the LOC102613912 gene encoding uncharacterized GPI-anchored protein At1g61900-like isoform X2 has protein sequence MRVQQGVSFSLILQLISLLFFLCLCTLNFSAAESFVSTTATDCWASFAPYLANVVCCPQFDATMVILMGQYSKYSGMLSLNTTNAQHCLSDFEKILETQGANRNLKKICSIHPANLTEASCPVVDANKFESIVDSSKILTACGKVDPVKECCQQVCQNAILDAARKIAMDGMVSMPENSTRIDDCKSIVFRWLASKLDPSSANGVLRALSNCKVNKVCPLVFPDMANVTKECGYTISNKTACCKAMESYVSHLQEQSFITNLQALNCAASLGMKLQKANVSQNVYDLCHINLKDFSLQVGLQESGCLLPSLPLDVNYDKTSGIGFICDLNDNIEAPWPSASFVPAGSCNETSKLPARPTAKPSQATAGFQVKELIVPLLLSSSLVLTALI, from the exons GTTTATgtacattaaatttttctgCTGCTGAAAGTTTTGTGAGCACAACAGCAACTGACTGCTGGGCTTCTTTTGCACCATATTTAGCCAATGTAGTATGTTGTCCTCAATTTGATGCCACCATGGTGATTCTTATGGGGCAGTATAGTAAATATTCTGGAATGCTTAGTTTGAACACAACAAATGCTCAACACTGCCTCTCAGATTTTGAGAAGATTTTAGAAACTCAAGGCGCAAATCGGAATCTTAAAAAGATATGTTCGATTCATCCAGCAAACCTTACTGAAGCTTCTTGCCCGGTTGTGGATGCTAACAAGTTTGAGAGCATAGTTGattcttcaaaaattttgactGCTTGTGGAAAAGTTGATCCAGTCAAGGAGTGTTGTCAACAAGTTTGCCAAAATGCTATTCTAGATGCTGCTAGAAAAATTGCCATGGACGGTATGGTAAGTATGCCTGAGAACTCAACCAGGATTGATGATTGTAAGAGTATTGTCTTCCGGTGGCTGGCCAGTAAACTAGATCCTTCTTCAGCAAACGGTGTTCTCAGAGCACTTTCCAATTGCAAAGTAAATAAAG TCTGTCCCTTGGTTTTTCCAGACATGGCAAATGTTACCAAAGAATGTGGATATACAATTAGCAATAAAACAGCTTGTTGTAAAGCCATGGAGAGTTATGTGTCCCACCTACAAGAGCAAAGCTTCATCACCAACTTGCAAGCATTGAATTGTGCTGCTTCACTTGGGATGAAGTTGCAGAAAGCTAATGTCTCCCAAAACGTTTATGATCTTTGTCATATTAATCTGAAGGACTTCTCTCTTCAAG TTGGATTACAAG AATCTGGTTGCCTTTTGCCGAGCCTGCCTTTGGATGTGAACTATGATAAAACTTCAGGAATTGGCTTCATCTGTGATCTTAATGACAACATTGAAGCCCCTTGGCCCTCTGCTTCTTTCGTACCAGCTGGATCCTGCAATGAAA CTTCCAAACTTCCAGCGCGTCCAACAGCTAAGCCATCACAAGCCACTGCAG GCTTCCAAGTGAAGGAATTGATTGTCCCTTTGCTGCTTAGCTCCTCATTGGTACTCACTGCACTTATTTGA